A single genomic interval of Agarivorans aestuarii harbors:
- a CDS encoding hybrid sensor histidine kinase/response regulator — protein MQIVSEGWLVIPLSLAYLGLLFVIAYFTDQNASARLRWQPAFYSFSIAVYCTSWTFYGTVGQASENFLSFIPIYLGPVLLFIFGWKLLARVVLIAKREHITTIADFIAARYGKSQTLAVVISLICIIGVLPYIALQLRAIVMGLDLFGGDAMREAVGKGSSSQIALFVSIALAIFTMLFGTRHIDATEHHRGVIVAIAFESLVKLVAFVCVGLLAVSILWDLPLSTQQAVSESFSFKWQEISIADVTDLVIATLLAMSAVICLPRQFHVTVVENNQVNDLKTARWLFPAYLVLLAIFVLPIAFAGDVLLPANTPADNYVISLPLAAGHDWLGMVAFLGGTSAASGMVVVSTIALAIMVSNDLVLPLLLKQGGLSRRNFAQFSELLLNVRRTTILVILLLAWGTFLMLGELANLADIGFLSFAAIAQLAIPLIFGLYWREGNRTGVYAGLLVGMSLWLLNLLNMTDSLSPIIFNQWLAEWLTAPQLAGRALISNDNWGIVLSLLGNLIAYLLVSKLSSPAVSEWLQASNFVGQTGKSDDAGALYQSKVSVEELHMLASRFLGSQRISEAFTKYASSRDLDLSPNQQAPVELIAETERMLGGVFGASSARLVLGSALQGKQVQLEEFASIAEEASELLQFNKHLLQGAIEHIDQGIAIVDKELKLVSWNRRYTELFDFPNGMIAVGRPIEDLIRHNAINGLCGPGDIEEHVERRVGHLRRGNSHTSSRIRRDGRVIQVQGNPMPNGGYVMTFSDITTFRQAEDMLKQANEILEARVAQRTQQLSSINQQLVHATHAAEQANQSKTRFLAAVSHDLMQPLNAAKLFAGSLLEADLAKDTKFLAASIDKSLYSAEEIISDLLDISRLESGRVVVSKEQFDIGHLLDHIHAEFIPLAQQQKVDLKLHTSKLTVSSDSKLLRRILQNFLTNALRYNPKGKVLLGARRKGSSLRLEVWDNGPGIEESKQQQIFEEFQQLQKSGRAREEGLGLGLAIAQGFAELLEIPIGVESELGKGSVFYVTVPVVEAANVYKTKQLEGAPISTTQGAKVLCIDNEPDILAGMESLLGRWGYEVICCEDADTAAEVIEGGWVPELILSDYHLDYDKTGLEALQRLIHQGQLSCHGIVISADRQTDLIDRVRAQGFAYLSKPLRPLRLKKLCQQLLNSQKGANDWLKPSS, from the coding sequence ATGCAAATAGTAAGTGAAGGTTGGTTAGTTATTCCGCTGTCGTTGGCCTACCTAGGGCTGCTATTTGTTATCGCCTATTTCACCGACCAAAATGCCAGTGCGCGCCTGCGTTGGCAGCCTGCCTTCTATAGCTTTTCTATCGCCGTTTATTGTACCTCATGGACCTTTTACGGCACGGTAGGTCAGGCCAGCGAAAATTTCTTATCATTTATTCCCATTTATCTTGGCCCAGTGCTGCTATTTATATTTGGTTGGAAGCTGCTGGCGAGGGTAGTGTTAATTGCCAAACGCGAGCATATCACCACCATTGCCGACTTTATCGCTGCACGTTATGGCAAGTCGCAAACTCTTGCGGTAGTTATTTCGCTTATTTGTATTATTGGCGTGCTGCCTTATATCGCCTTGCAGTTACGCGCCATTGTGATGGGTTTAGATTTGTTTGGCGGCGATGCAATGCGTGAAGCCGTGGGCAAGGGCAGTAGCTCGCAAATCGCTTTGTTTGTGAGTATCGCCTTGGCGATATTCACCATGTTATTTGGCACTCGCCATATTGATGCTACCGAACATCACCGCGGGGTAATTGTTGCTATCGCTTTTGAGTCGCTGGTTAAGCTGGTGGCCTTTGTGTGTGTGGGATTGCTGGCGGTATCAATATTGTGGGATTTACCACTGAGCACCCAGCAAGCGGTGAGCGAGTCCTTTAGCTTTAAGTGGCAAGAGATTAGCATTGCCGATGTAACAGACTTGGTGATTGCCACTCTATTGGCAATGTCGGCGGTCATTTGTTTGCCTCGGCAATTCCACGTAACGGTGGTGGAAAACAACCAAGTTAATGATCTTAAAACCGCCCGTTGGTTATTTCCTGCCTATTTGGTATTGCTGGCTATTTTTGTCTTACCCATCGCCTTTGCTGGAGATGTATTGCTGCCGGCAAATACCCCTGCCGATAACTATGTGATTAGTTTGCCATTGGCGGCCGGTCACGATTGGCTAGGTATGGTGGCGTTTCTTGGTGGTACCTCAGCCGCCAGCGGCATGGTGGTGGTGTCTACCATTGCGTTGGCCATTATGGTGAGTAACGATTTGGTATTGCCACTGCTATTGAAGCAAGGTGGTTTGAGTCGCCGCAATTTCGCCCAGTTTAGCGAGTTACTGCTTAATGTTCGCCGCACCACCATTCTAGTGATACTACTGCTGGCTTGGGGCACCTTTTTAATGCTGGGGGAATTAGCCAATCTAGCGGATATTGGTTTTTTATCTTTTGCTGCCATCGCCCAACTCGCTATACCGCTGATTTTTGGCTTGTACTGGCGAGAAGGTAATCGCACCGGCGTTTATGCAGGCTTATTAGTGGGCATGAGCCTATGGCTGCTCAATCTACTTAATATGACCGATAGCCTTAGTCCTATTATTTTTAACCAATGGCTCGCCGAGTGGCTTACCGCACCACAACTGGCGGGAAGAGCGCTTATCTCCAACGATAACTGGGGCATCGTGCTCAGTTTGTTGGGGAATTTGATAGCTTACTTGTTGGTGTCTAAACTATCTAGCCCCGCAGTTTCTGAGTGGTTGCAGGCCAGTAACTTTGTTGGTCAAACCGGTAAAAGTGACGATGCAGGCGCACTTTATCAATCAAAGGTGAGTGTAGAAGAACTGCACATGCTCGCTTCCCGCTTTTTAGGTAGCCAACGGATTAGCGAAGCCTTTACCAAATACGCCAGTTCACGCGACCTCGACCTTAGCCCAAATCAACAAGCGCCAGTTGAGTTAATCGCCGAAACCGAGCGCATGTTAGGCGGTGTATTTGGTGCTTCTTCGGCACGTTTAGTACTGGGTTCAGCTTTGCAAGGCAAGCAAGTCCAGCTAGAGGAGTTTGCCTCGATTGCTGAAGAAGCCTCGGAGCTTCTGCAATTCAATAAACACCTGTTACAAGGCGCTATTGAGCATATTGATCAGGGCATCGCTATTGTCGATAAAGAGCTTAAGCTGGTTTCTTGGAATCGCCGTTACACCGAGTTATTTGATTTCCCCAACGGCATGATTGCGGTAGGGCGACCTATTGAAGATTTAATACGCCACAATGCTATCAATGGTTTGTGTGGCCCCGGTGATATTGAAGAACATGTAGAGCGGCGAGTGGGGCATTTACGCCGGGGTAATAGCCATACTTCTTCACGAATTCGCCGTGATGGTCGAGTGATCCAAGTGCAAGGCAATCCCATGCCAAATGGCGGCTATGTAATGACTTTTAGTGACATTACTACCTTCCGCCAAGCCGAAGATATGCTGAAACAAGCCAATGAAATTCTCGAAGCGCGGGTGGCTCAGCGTACCCAGCAATTGTCATCGATTAACCAACAATTAGTGCATGCCACGCATGCGGCCGAACAAGCCAACCAATCTAAAACCCGCTTCTTAGCTGCGGTGAGTCATGACCTTATGCAACCCCTTAATGCCGCAAAACTTTTTGCCGGTTCATTACTGGAAGCAGACTTGGCAAAAGACACCAAATTTTTAGCCGCAAGCATTGATAAGTCACTCTATTCTGCAGAAGAAATTATTAGTGATTTATTGGATATTTCGAGGCTCGAGTCTGGGCGAGTCGTGGTGAGTAAAGAGCAGTTTGATATAGGCCATTTACTCGATCATATTCATGCCGAATTCATTCCCTTAGCTCAGCAACAAAAAGTGGACCTAAAGTTACACACCAGTAAGCTTACGGTAAGTAGCGACAGCAAATTATTGCGCCGTATTCTGCAAAACTTCCTCACCAATGCATTACGTTATAACCCCAAAGGTAAAGTCCTGCTGGGCGCCCGACGTAAAGGCAGTAGCCTGCGTTTAGAGGTTTGGGATAATGGCCCTGGCATTGAAGAGAGCAAGCAACAGCAAATTTTTGAGGAGTTTCAGCAGTTACAAAAATCTGGGCGCGCTCGTGAAGAAGGCTTAGGTTTAGGCCTAGCCATTGCACAGGGTTTTGCCGAACTGTTAGAGATCCCTATTGGTGTTGAGTCGGAGCTAGGCAAAGGCTCGGTATTTTACGTCACCGTTCCGGTTGTAGAAGCAGCCAATGTATACAAAACTAAGCAATTAGAGGGCGCGCCTATTAGCACCACCCAAGGTGCTAAAGTGCTTTGTATTGATAATGAGCCCGACATTTTGGCCGGTATGGAAAGCTTGTTGGGCCGCTGGGGTTATGAAGTTATTTGCTGTGAAGACGCCGACACCGCGGCAGAAGTTATTGAAGGTGGCTGGGTGCCAGAACTGATTTTGAGTGACTACCATCTCGACTACGACAAAACTGGCTTAGAAGCACTGCAGCGCTTAATTCATCAAGGGCAACTCTCTTGTCATGGCATTGTTATTAGCGCCGATAGGCAAACTGATCTAATCGACCGCGTACGCGCTCAAGGCTTTGCCTACTTAAGTAAACCACTACGCCCATTACGTTTGAAAAAACTCTGCCAGCAGCTGCTTAATAGCCAAAAAGGCGCTAATGATTGGCTAAAGCCGAGCTCTTAA
- a CDS encoding response regulator, with translation MVMEDTYKIIIADDHPLFRSALQQAVQTAVPDAQLLEAENVNDLLKLLDLEREPDLLLLDLKMPGANGFSAFTHLHGQYPELPIVVISASEEVSVVQKAKQLGATGFIPKSTPLQQLVAAIQHIIEGDDWFPEGISFSAQAEEDPLAERLASLTPQQYKVLVMLNEGLLNKQIAYELNVSEATIKAHVTAIFRKLNVKNRTQAVIALQQLELEPSPEDNEI, from the coding sequence ATGGTTATGGAAGATACCTACAAGATCATTATCGCTGATGACCACCCCTTGTTTCGTAGTGCTCTTCAGCAGGCAGTACAAACTGCCGTTCCCGATGCTCAGTTACTAGAAGCTGAGAATGTTAACGACCTACTTAAGCTGCTCGACCTAGAGCGCGAACCCGACCTATTGTTATTAGATTTAAAGATGCCAGGCGCCAATGGTTTCTCAGCGTTTACCCACTTACATGGTCAATACCCAGAGCTACCTATCGTGGTGATCTCTGCCAGCGAAGAAGTGAGCGTAGTACAAAAAGCCAAACAGCTTGGCGCTACTGGCTTTATTCCTAAGTCCACGCCACTACAACAGTTAGTTGCAGCCATTCAGCACATTATTGAAGGTGACGACTGGTTCCCAGAAGGCATAAGCTTTAGCGCTCAAGCTGAGGAAGACCCTCTCGCGGAGCGCTTAGCCAGCCTTACACCACAGCAATACAAAGTATTGGTAATGCTTAACGAAGGCCTGCTAAACAAGCAAATTGCCTACGAGCTAAACGTATCGGAGGCCACCATTAAGGCCCACGTTACCGCCATTTTCCGCAAACTCAACGTGAAAAATCGCACCCAAGCAGTAATTGCCTTACAGCAATTAGAGCTAGAGCCAAGCCCAGAAGATAACGAGATTTAA
- a CDS encoding LysE family translocator yields the protein MLEALSALLLINLLGMLSPGPDMVMVLRHASSGKRQAALCVMGVLVGFSIHIALAIGGLSILIKQSPLLFEVLRWGGAGFLVFLGLRTLFSRSELIELAAQGTPKRANKVVLSGVACNLLNPKILVFVVSVFSQFIGSETLLSEKLILGAALLLETALLWYLLVRILSHHKVQIQLQRYQQWVNRFSGTTLLGMGTLLGLHS from the coding sequence GTGTTAGAAGCATTAAGCGCACTGCTATTGATTAATTTGTTGGGTATGTTAAGCCCGGGCCCAGACATGGTAATGGTGTTGCGCCATGCCAGCAGCGGAAAACGCCAAGCGGCATTATGCGTAATGGGCGTACTAGTGGGTTTTAGCATCCACATTGCCCTCGCTATTGGTGGCTTATCCATTCTTATTAAGCAATCCCCTCTGTTGTTTGAAGTATTGCGTTGGGGCGGCGCTGGCTTTTTAGTATTCCTAGGCTTAAGAACCTTGTTTAGCCGTTCCGAGCTTATTGAACTTGCTGCCCAAGGAACACCTAAACGCGCTAATAAAGTGGTGTTAAGTGGCGTTGCCTGCAATCTACTCAACCCCAAAATATTGGTGTTTGTTGTGAGCGTATTTAGCCAATTTATTGGTAGCGAAACACTACTTAGCGAAAAGCTGATACTCGGGGCAGCCTTGTTACTAGAAACCGCATTACTGTGGTACTTATTAGTGCGCATTTTGTCGCACCATAAAGTGCAAATACAGCTGCAGCGCTATCAACAATGGGTCAATAGATTTAGCGGTACAACCCTACTTGGAATGGGAACTTTGCTCGGCCTTCACAGTTAA